From a region of the Acinetobacter calcoaceticus genome:
- the aat gene encoding leucyl/phenylalanyl-tRNA--protein transferase → MQKLPLSQFIFPDPIEADPDGHGLICIGADLSPSTLYEAYTHGLFPWFNEDEPICWWSPEPRCVIYPQNYKPSKSLLRNMKKYDYAITVNHAFEQVIRSCSLPRTYADETWISEDIIQGYCEMFNAGYGYSVEVWEQDKLVGGLYGITIGKGCFGESMFSNETDVSKMAFYTLMLIGQENQLPWVDCQLVNSHLISLGACTLSRQDYLKSLQDVIIHPSINWKKYQEGVFSSKTIALDAKLME, encoded by the coding sequence ATGCAAAAACTTCCACTCTCTCAATTCATTTTCCCTGACCCTATTGAAGCAGATCCGGATGGTCATGGTCTCATTTGTATTGGTGCTGATCTCTCCCCTTCTACTCTCTATGAAGCGTACACCCATGGACTATTTCCTTGGTTCAATGAAGATGAGCCCATTTGTTGGTGGAGCCCAGAACCGCGTTGTGTCATTTACCCTCAAAATTACAAGCCGAGCAAGTCACTACTTAGAAACATGAAAAAATATGACTATGCGATTACGGTTAATCACGCCTTTGAACAAGTTATTCGTTCATGTTCTCTACCAAGAACTTATGCAGATGAAACATGGATTAGCGAAGATATTATTCAGGGCTACTGCGAGATGTTTAATGCGGGCTATGGATATAGTGTGGAAGTTTGGGAACAAGACAAACTTGTGGGAGGTTTATACGGCATTACCATTGGCAAAGGTTGCTTTGGCGAATCAATGTTTAGTAATGAAACCGATGTTTCAAAAATGGCTTTTTACACATTAATGCTGATTGGTCAAGAAAATCAACTCCCTTGGGTAGACTGTCAACTCGTCAACAGTCACCTAATTAGTCTGGGAGCTTGTACACTTTCTCGTCAAGACTACTTAAAATCGTTACAAGATGTAATTATTCACCCTTCTATCAATTGGAAAAAGTATCAAGAAGGTGTATTTTCAAGTAAAACAATAGCATTAGATGCAAAATTAATGGAATGA
- the rhtC gene encoding threonine export protein RhtC, with protein sequence MFLALITLAFIHFCALITPGPDFFLVSQTAISRSRKEAMLVVAGITAGVMFWACLALMGLNLIFEKMAWLKQGLLIAGGLYLCWLGYQMLRSAFSKNQQEDVVAVELPKAPYLFFMKGLITNLSNPKAVIYFGSVFSLFLANPQLDQVHWLLFIIVTVETILWFCFVTFIFSLPSFRSAYRNFSKWIDGISGGIFTVFGIFLIGNR encoded by the coding sequence ATGTTCTTGGCTCTTATTACTCTAGCTTTTATTCATTTTTGTGCGCTGATTACTCCTGGCCCTGATTTTTTTCTAGTATCTCAAACAGCGATTAGCAGATCACGTAAAGAAGCCATGCTCGTGGTTGCTGGTATAACAGCAGGCGTTATGTTCTGGGCTTGTTTAGCATTGATGGGATTAAATCTTATTTTTGAAAAAATGGCATGGCTAAAGCAAGGTTTGCTGATTGCCGGTGGCTTATACCTATGTTGGCTGGGCTATCAGATGTTACGTTCAGCATTTTCAAAAAATCAGCAAGAAGATGTTGTTGCTGTAGAGCTACCCAAAGCACCTTACTTATTTTTTATGAAGGGTCTTATAACGAATCTATCAAATCCTAAAGCTGTTATTTATTTTGGTAGTGTTTTCTCTTTATTTTTAGCCAATCCACAACTTGATCAGGTTCATTGGCTACTCTTTATTATTGTTACCGTTGAAACGATTTTATGGTTCTGCTTTGTGACTTTTATTTTTTCGTTACCGAGTTTTAGATCAGCTTATCGTAATTTTTCAAAATGGATTGATGGTATTTCAGGTGGTATTTTCACTGTGTTTGGTATTTTCCTGATTGGCAATCGATAA
- a CDS encoding putative quinol monooxygenase, translated as MLKLIAEDFIDIKKIDFVLPLYQELVEKTRCEEGCIAYDLYHDIKNLGHFVFIEEWVDRAALDRHVQSEHFQRLVPQIDQYQSRSGRFTHLDHFENLMK; from the coding sequence ATGCTAAAACTTATTGCAGAAGATTTTATTGATATTAAAAAAATTGATTTTGTTTTACCGCTTTACCAAGAACTCGTTGAAAAAACGAGATGTGAAGAAGGATGTATTGCGTACGATTTATATCATGATATAAAAAATTTAGGACATTTTGTTTTTATTGAAGAATGGGTAGATCGAGCCGCATTAGATCGACATGTTCAGTCTGAGCACTTTCAACGGTTAGTTCCTCAGATTGACCAATATCAGTCGAGGTCAGGACGTTTTACGCATTTGGATCATTTTGAAAATTTGATGAAATAA
- a CDS encoding OmpA family protein, which translates to MRALVISTVVGAAVVLSGCQTTGNNLGGVEYDKAALGTLIGAAAGYGISKSSANSSRQNNRAAAIGAVLGAAGGVYLDQKEKKLRQQMAGTGVDVGRNPDGSVQLIMPGSITFDTNKSNIKPNFYATLDKVAQTLAEDNKSAILVTGYTDNTGNDSINIPLSQSRAQSVKNYLAGKGLSSSRIDAQGYGSSNPIADNSTASGREQNRRVEISIYAKQ; encoded by the coding sequence ATGCGTGCATTAGTTATTTCGACAGTGGTAGGGGCAGCAGTAGTATTATCTGGTTGTCAAACAACTGGTAATAATCTTGGTGGCGTTGAATACGATAAAGCCGCATTAGGTACTTTAATTGGCGCAGCAGCTGGTTATGGTATTTCTAAATCAAGTGCAAACTCTAGCCGTCAAAACAACCGTGCTGCAGCAATTGGTGCAGTTCTTGGTGCTGCTGGTGGTGTATACCTTGACCAGAAAGAGAAAAAATTACGTCAACAAATGGCGGGTACTGGTGTAGACGTTGGCCGTAATCCAGATGGTTCTGTTCAATTGATCATGCCTGGCAGCATTACTTTTGATACAAACAAATCAAATATCAAGCCAAACTTCTATGCAACTTTAGACAAAGTAGCTCAAACATTGGCTGAAGATAACAAGAGCGCTATTTTAGTCACTGGTTATACAGATAACACTGGTAATGACTCAATCAACATTCCGTTATCTCAATCACGTGCACAATCAGTTAAAAACTATTTAGCTGGTAAAGGCCTTTCATCTAGCCGTATCGATGCACAAGGTTATGGTTCTTCTAACCCGATCGCAGATAACTCAACTGCGTCTGGCCGTGAACAAAACCGCCGTGTAGAAATCAGCATCTATGCAAAACAATAA
- the trxB gene encoding thioredoxin-disulfide reductase — MSVRHSRLIILGSGPAGYSAAVYAARANLKPTLIAGLQLGGQLTTTTEVDNWPGDPEGLTGPALMDRMQAHAERFGTELVYDHINEVDLNVRPFVLKGDMEEYTCDALIIATGATAQYLGLESEQKFMGQGVSACATCDGFFYKNQKVMVVGGGNTAVEEALYLSNIAAHVTLVHRRDSLRSEKILQDHLFAKEKEGKISIIWNHEVEEVLGDNTGVTSVRLKSTQDETKQDVEVHGLFVAIGHKPNTAMFDGQLNLRDGYIQVQSGTSGNATATSVAGVFAAGDVADSIYRQAITSAGSGCMAALDAEKYLDNLG; from the coding sequence ATGAGTGTTCGTCATTCTCGGTTAATTATTCTCGGTTCTGGTCCTGCGGGCTATAGTGCAGCTGTCTATGCAGCGCGTGCAAACCTTAAACCTACTTTAATTGCAGGTTTACAACTAGGTGGGCAGCTTACAACAACAACCGAAGTTGACAACTGGCCGGGCGATCCTGAAGGTTTAACAGGTCCTGCATTAATGGATCGTATGCAAGCACATGCTGAACGCTTTGGTACAGAACTCGTCTATGACCATATTAACGAAGTGGACTTAAATGTACGTCCTTTTGTTCTTAAAGGTGACATGGAAGAGTACACATGTGATGCTTTGATTATTGCAACTGGTGCTACAGCTCAGTACCTTGGCCTAGAGTCTGAACAGAAATTTATGGGCCAAGGCGTAAGTGCCTGTGCAACATGTGACGGTTTCTTCTACAAAAATCAAAAAGTAATGGTTGTAGGTGGTGGTAACACTGCTGTTGAAGAAGCGCTTTATTTATCAAATATTGCTGCACATGTAACGCTAGTACACCGCCGTGATAGCTTACGTTCTGAAAAGATTTTGCAAGATCATTTATTTGCCAAAGAAAAAGAAGGCAAAATCAGCATTATCTGGAATCATGAAGTTGAAGAAGTATTGGGTGACAATACTGGTGTAACAAGTGTTCGCCTAAAATCAACTCAAGATGAAACTAAGCAAGACGTAGAAGTTCATGGTCTATTCGTTGCGATTGGTCACAAACCCAATACTGCAATGTTTGATGGTCAATTAAACTTACGTGATGGCTATATTCAAGTACAAAGCGGCACTTCAGGTAATGCAACAGCAACTTCTGTAGCTGGTGTTTTTGCTGCTGGTGACGTAGCTGACAGTATTTATCGTCAAGCTATTACTTCTGCTGGGTCAGGTTGTATGGCTGCCCTTGATGCTGAAAAATATTTAGATAATCTCGGTTAA
- the minD gene encoding septum site-determining protein MinD, with the protein MAKIVVVTSGKGGVGKTTTSASFATGLALRGHKTVVIDFDVGLRNLDLIMGCERRVVYDFVNVINNEARLQQALIRDKDIENLYILPASQTRDKDALSDEGVARVIDELSQEFDYVICDSPAGIERGAILAMYHADEAIIVTNPEISSVRDSDRIIGMLDSKTKKVEQNEGRIRKHLCITRFNPERADRQEMLTIDDISKDILRVPTLGVIPECPSVLQASNEGKPVILYSETKAGQGYDDLVARFLGEDRPYRHITAQPKGWLARLFGA; encoded by the coding sequence GTGGCCAAAATTGTTGTCGTAACATCAGGCAAAGGTGGTGTAGGTAAAACTACAACGAGCGCATCTTTTGCAACAGGTTTAGCCCTTCGTGGTCATAAAACTGTTGTGATTGATTTTGATGTAGGCTTACGTAACCTTGATTTGATTATGGGTTGTGAGCGTCGTGTTGTTTATGATTTTGTCAATGTTATTAACAATGAAGCACGTCTGCAGCAAGCCCTTATTCGCGATAAAGATATCGAAAACCTTTATATTTTACCGGCTTCACAAACACGTGATAAAGATGCGTTGAGCGACGAGGGTGTTGCTCGTGTTATTGATGAGCTATCTCAAGAATTTGATTACGTTATTTGTGACTCACCTGCTGGTATTGAGCGTGGTGCGATTTTAGCCATGTATCATGCAGATGAAGCAATCATTGTAACAAACCCTGAAATCTCTTCAGTACGTGACTCTGACCGCATTATTGGTATGTTAGATAGCAAAACCAAAAAAGTTGAACAAAACGAAGGACGTATACGTAAACATTTATGTATTACTCGTTTTAACCCTGAACGTGCAGACCGTCAGGAAATGCTAACAATTGATGATATTTCTAAAGATATTTTACGCGTACCGACATTAGGTGTTATTCCAGAGTGTCCAAGTGTATTGCAAGCATCAAACGAGGGTAAGCCAGTAATTCTATATTCAGAAACTAAAGCTGGTCAGGGTTATGATGATTTGGTTGCACGCTTTCTTGGCGAAGACCGTCCTTATCGACACATCACAGCTCAACCTAAAGGCTGGTTAGCACGACTATTTGGAGCATAG
- a CDS encoding acyltransferase, with amino-acid sequence MSTASNKQSTLKKITRGLTVGTVITGSTFFHGPPVLALGLTKLLKKSSKIDETNIQITNSWLGVNNWLIDHVLPNLKWDITIDEGLDLNMQGRYLMTCNHQSWVDTTVNQYFGLTRMPLTRFFTKWELIFIPFVGQAFKILGFPMMKRHSKEQVAKNPELKDRDMMEARKACEQLLSQPFTLLNYLEGTRFTQEKHDQQKSPYKHLLKPKAGGLALALNILGDKIDALVDMTIVYPNGVPGYSDFWLGDVSKIAVNLRKIEIPDWVLGGNYEDDAVYRERFQQWVHEIWTNKDQLIEQMKSQYTSMNI; translated from the coding sequence ATGTCAACTGCATCCAATAAGCAATCTACGCTAAAAAAAATTACACGTGGACTCACTGTAGGTACAGTCATTACAGGAAGTACGTTTTTTCATGGTCCACCTGTTCTTGCACTAGGACTGACCAAGCTTTTAAAAAAATCATCAAAAATAGATGAAACCAATATTCAAATTACAAATAGCTGGTTAGGGGTAAATAATTGGTTAATTGACCATGTTTTACCAAATCTAAAATGGGATATTACGATTGATGAGGGGCTTGACCTAAATATGCAAGGTCGTTATCTCATGACGTGTAATCATCAAAGTTGGGTCGATACGACGGTGAATCAATATTTTGGTTTAACCCGTATGCCACTCACCCGCTTTTTTACCAAATGGGAACTCATCTTTATTCCTTTCGTTGGACAAGCATTTAAAATTCTAGGCTTCCCAATGATGAAGCGTCACAGCAAAGAACAGGTTGCAAAGAATCCTGAGCTCAAAGACCGTGACATGATGGAAGCACGTAAAGCCTGCGAGCAGCTTTTAAGCCAGCCTTTTACCTTATTAAATTATTTAGAAGGTACTCGTTTTACTCAAGAAAAACATGACCAGCAAAAATCACCCTATAAGCATTTGCTTAAACCCAAAGCAGGCGGTTTAGCGCTTGCCTTGAATATTTTGGGTGACAAAATTGATGCCTTAGTGGATATGACAATTGTCTACCCGAATGGCGTACCTGGGTATAGTGATTTCTGGCTAGGCGATGTTTCAAAAATTGCGGTAAATTTGCGTAAAATTGAAATTCCAGACTGGGTTCTGGGCGGAAATTATGAAGACGATGCGGTTTATCGTGAACGTTTCCAGCAATGGGTCCATGAAATCTGGACCAACAAAGATCAACTTATTGAGCAAATGAAATCTCAATATACCTCTATGAATATTTAA
- the minE gene encoding cell division topological specificity factor MinE: MAGFWSKLFSSDEKPSSAQTAKDRLKVIVASEQGLGRRLSQDKIDQMKKEIMQVVSRYVSGVGEQHIQMQVRSEANIEMLEMNINLPEER; the protein is encoded by the coding sequence ATGGCAGGATTCTGGAGTAAATTATTTAGCAGTGACGAGAAGCCATCAAGTGCTCAAACTGCTAAAGATCGTTTAAAAGTTATTGTTGCTTCTGAACAAGGTTTAGGCCGTCGTTTAAGCCAAGACAAGATTGATCAGATGAAGAAAGAAATCATGCAAGTGGTCAGTCGTTATGTAAGTGGTGTAGGTGAACAGCATATCCAAATGCAGGTTCGCTCTGAAGCAAATATCGAAATGTTAGAAATGAATATCAATTTACCTGAAGAACGATAA
- a CDS encoding DNA translocase FtsK: protein MTAVSSVYAQRLLMTLFLVSFGIYMFLATVTYTPFDPGWMHISSDTQQVSNASGIAGAWIADLLFGFLGWASLLIPIFLFIEAIQVWWPRSFLNRPFRYAAQFFLILVVSSLLYLHWNLPADTLDNAAGGIIGYELGQSLSQLLTIYGATLFLLVFGVVLFTLAFGVQWSKTWVTLKATPSYLQDLFYKNVSPNESDYDLTTQPANKAAAVKVAQNAEKNASSEKVASVQSESTQSQPAATRHDAIAERLFADVLAKEQSRPEPVADTPVTNTQNFEHTLEQAHKLEKDTQRLVATGEVWRALQRDDASHKQEIDALLRAADDSTEQVPAHEQFQQTISQAHQTQPTPKQDLHSLDWNDDEIFDELLAAVPNSKTATDVHTPFVQEQHVVAEPISQSVNIAKETSSPLSNVNQAPKNLANEQVFEDFDDLLIDEDVAPAQPLRASSYAQSSAFVKAPIQTTIQADKLSKEEFIEAWQETAGKPQDNPDIDEDDFDLDAPLTDASGRPMSRSMQVAKKRLDLPTLPGLELLDKVDPNKKVNFTEEQLSRLSELLEIKLQEFNVKAQVVEAQPGPVVTRFELDLAPGVKASKVTNISRDLARSMSMASVRVVEVIPGKPYIGIEVPNSAREMVRLIELLETPTYRDPSALISMAMGKDISGNPVLTDLAKAPHMLVAGTTGSGKSVAVNSMILSMLLKYTPDQLRLILIDPKQLELANYNDIPHLLTPVVTDMKDAVSALNWCVNEMERRYKLMSFLKIRKLSDYNRKVEEAIANGEDLIDPTWKPSDSATQERAPRLTPLPSIVIVADEFADMIMQVGKKAEEMITRLAQKSRAAGIHLLLATQRPSVDVITGLIKANIPTRVALRVNSKIDSRTILDAGGAEDLLGHGDMLFLGPGKIEPERVHGAFISDDEVNRICDAWRERGEPDYVDEILTPFDEESTSRGFEEGDGGSDRDALYDQCVSFVLETRKASTSSLQRKFSLGYNRAARIIDQMEENGIVSAMGPNGKRDILV from the coding sequence ATGACTGCGGTGTCGAGTGTTTATGCACAGCGCTTATTGATGACATTATTCTTGGTTTCTTTTGGCATTTATATGTTTCTGGCCACAGTAACATATACACCATTTGACCCGGGCTGGATGCATATTTCCAGTGATACTCAGCAAGTATCCAATGCAAGTGGTATTGCTGGTGCATGGATTGCAGATTTGCTGTTTGGTTTTTTAGGATGGGCAAGTTTGCTTATTCCAATTTTCCTTTTTATTGAAGCAATTCAGGTGTGGTGGCCACGTAGTTTTTTAAACCGCCCATTTCGTTATGCTGCACAATTCTTTTTAATTCTGGTTGTGTCTAGTCTGCTTTATTTACATTGGAATCTACCGGCAGATACTTTAGATAATGCGGCTGGGGGAATTATTGGTTATGAGTTAGGTCAGAGCCTATCTCAATTGCTGACAATTTACGGCGCGACTTTATTTTTACTGGTTTTCGGAGTGGTCTTGTTTACTCTTGCATTTGGGGTGCAATGGAGCAAAACATGGGTTACGCTCAAAGCGACACCAAGTTATTTACAAGATTTGTTTTATAAAAATGTATCACCGAACGAATCGGATTATGATTTAACAACTCAGCCTGCTAACAAAGCAGCGGCAGTTAAAGTTGCACAAAATGCAGAGAAAAATGCTTCAAGTGAGAAAGTAGCTTCAGTCCAATCTGAAAGCACTCAATCACAACCTGCAGCAACACGACATGATGCCATTGCTGAGCGTCTGTTTGCAGATGTGCTAGCGAAAGAGCAGAGCCGACCTGAACCTGTAGCAGATACACCAGTTACAAATACTCAAAACTTTGAGCATACGCTTGAGCAAGCTCATAAGCTTGAAAAAGATACTCAACGTTTAGTGGCTACTGGTGAGGTATGGCGTGCTTTACAACGTGATGATGCGAGCCATAAGCAAGAAATTGATGCGCTTTTAAGAGCAGCTGATGACTCAACAGAACAAGTTCCTGCCCATGAGCAATTCCAGCAAACTATTTCTCAAGCTCATCAAACTCAACCTACACCTAAACAAGACTTACATAGCCTTGATTGGAATGATGATGAGATTTTTGATGAATTGCTTGCTGCGGTTCCAAACAGCAAAACTGCAACAGATGTGCATACGCCATTTGTTCAAGAACAGCATGTAGTTGCAGAACCTATTTCACAATCGGTAAATATTGCGAAAGAAACTTCTTCACCTTTATCGAATGTAAATCAAGCACCTAAAAATTTAGCAAATGAACAAGTCTTTGAAGATTTTGATGATTTATTAATAGATGAGGATGTTGCTCCAGCTCAACCTTTAAGAGCAAGTAGTTACGCTCAATCTTCAGCTTTTGTAAAAGCGCCTATTCAAACGACAATTCAAGCTGATAAGCTTTCAAAAGAAGAGTTTATTGAAGCTTGGCAAGAAACTGCTGGGAAACCACAGGACAATCCTGATATTGATGAAGACGATTTCGATTTAGATGCGCCATTAACAGATGCATCAGGCCGACCAATGTCTCGTTCAATGCAAGTTGCTAAGAAGCGTTTAGATTTACCAACATTACCTGGCCTTGAGCTGCTTGATAAGGTTGATCCGAATAAGAAAGTTAACTTTACTGAAGAGCAGCTTTCGCGCTTATCTGAATTGCTTGAAATTAAGTTACAAGAATTTAATGTTAAAGCTCAAGTGGTTGAAGCTCAACCGGGGCCAGTAGTAACCCGTTTTGAGTTAGATTTGGCACCAGGTGTTAAAGCATCTAAAGTAACGAATATCTCGCGTGACTTAGCGCGCTCAATGTCGATGGCTTCTGTACGTGTGGTAGAGGTTATTCCGGGTAAACCATATATTGGTATTGAGGTTCCAAACAGTGCCCGTGAAATGGTGCGTTTGATTGAACTATTAGAAACGCCAACATATCGAGACCCAAGCGCGTTAATCAGTATGGCAATGGGTAAAGATATTTCAGGTAATCCGGTATTAACTGATTTAGCAAAAGCGCCACATATGTTGGTTGCTGGTACGACAGGTTCGGGTAAATCGGTTGCGGTAAACTCGATGATTTTATCGATGTTGCTCAAATACACACCTGATCAGTTACGTTTGATTTTAATCGATCCAAAACAGCTTGAACTTGCAAACTATAATGATATTCCGCATTTATTAACTCCAGTTGTTACTGACATGAAAGATGCAGTAAGCGCGTTGAACTGGTGTGTGAATGAAATGGAACGTCGCTATAAACTGATGTCATTCTTGAAAATTCGTAAATTAAGCGACTACAACCGTAAAGTTGAAGAAGCAATTGCGAATGGGGAAGATCTCATTGATCCAACTTGGAAACCAAGTGACTCTGCGACACAAGAGCGCGCGCCTCGTTTAACACCGTTACCATCTATTGTGATTGTGGCAGATGAGTTTGCCGACATGATTATGCAGGTCGGTAAAAAAGCAGAGGAAATGATTACACGTTTAGCGCAAAAATCTCGTGCTGCGGGAATTCATCTATTACTTGCAACTCAACGTCCGTCAGTTGATGTAATCACGGGTTTGATTAAAGCCAATATTCCAACGCGTGTAGCATTACGTGTAAACAGTAAAATTGACTCACGTACTATTTTGGATGCAGGTGGTGCAGAAGATCTGTTAGGCCATGGTGATATGTTGTTCTTGGGACCTGGTAAAATCGAACCTGAGCGTGTGCATGGTGCCTTCATTAGTGATGATGAAGTAAACCGTATTTGTGATGCATGGCGTGAACGTGGCGAACCAGATTATGTTGATGAAATCTTGACACCATTTGACGAAGAATCGACTTCACGTGGTTTCGAAGAGGGTGACGGTGGTTCTGACCGTGATGCTTTATATGATCAATGTGTTTCATTTGTCTTAGAAACCCGTAAGGCTTCTACCTCATCGTTACAGCGTAAATTTAGCCTTGGCTATAACCGTGCTGCCCGTATCATCGACCAAATGGAAGAGAACGGCATTGTGAGCGCAATGGGTCCTAATGGTAAGCGAGATATATTGGTTTAA
- a CDS encoding PA4642 family protein: MALSQPATFNEEWSDERVFAYLNQLPPTGVNADFHVLYHAFKHMRPTDYERLLTQFIADGRDINAKDPEGQRIHDVIAKFPRQSAPFLEVLAKFA, from the coding sequence ATGGCATTATCACAGCCAGCAACTTTCAATGAAGAATGGTCCGATGAGCGTGTTTTTGCCTACCTCAACCAACTTCCGCCAACGGGTGTGAACGCAGATTTTCATGTGCTCTACCATGCATTCAAACATATGCGTCCAACAGACTATGAACGTCTTTTGACTCAATTTATTGCGGACGGACGCGATATTAATGCCAAAGACCCCGAAGGCCAACGCATCCATGATGTGATTGCCAAATTTCCGCGTCAATCGGCACCCTTTTTAGAAGTTCTAGCAAAGTTTGCTTAA
- the minC gene encoding septum site-determining protein MinC — MADIRITGRMVNFSRITFDTNDHDVIRQQLSNILNEGSYNGTLVIIDSTVEQELIALIQLLVSLGLQPMAVIDGILGDEARAIQFPVLPADQPLQRIKATTEQVAIVEKPATAPASSSAETKKPLNKIAVAHITSYHDEILRTGQSLVQDNGDIILKAGMNSGSEVIASGNIHIYGTVRGRVIAGAGGHAAARIFCQSLEAELVSIAGTYCVADDIPKHVVKKPVHIYLNEKQELEFEAIEL, encoded by the coding sequence ATGGCTGATATACGGATTACCGGCAGAATGGTTAACTTTAGCAGGATAACCTTCGATACCAATGATCATGATGTGATCCGCCAGCAATTATCAAATATATTAAATGAAGGTTCCTATAATGGAACTTTAGTGATTATTGACAGTACAGTTGAGCAAGAATTAATTGCATTAATTCAACTTCTGGTGAGCTTAGGTTTGCAGCCTATGGCGGTAATTGACGGTATTTTAGGAGATGAAGCTCGCGCTATTCAATTCCCTGTTTTACCGGCAGATCAACCATTACAGCGTATTAAAGCCACAACCGAACAAGTGGCGATTGTAGAAAAACCTGCTACCGCTCCTGCCTCGTCTTCAGCAGAAACAAAAAAACCACTAAACAAGATAGCGGTTGCTCATATTACCTCTTATCATGATGAAATTTTGCGGACGGGCCAATCCCTCGTACAAGATAACGGCGATATTATTTTAAAAGCTGGGATGAATAGTGGTTCTGAAGTGATTGCATCAGGAAATATACATATTTATGGCACAGTTCGTGGTAGAGTCATTGCTGGTGCGGGCGGGCACGCAGCTGCACGCATTTTTTGCCAATCTTTAGAGGCTGAGCTCGTTTCCATTGCCGGAACGTATTGTGTCGCAGATGATATCCCTAAACATGTGGTAAAAAAGCCAGTACATATTTATTTAAATGAAAAGCAAGAGCTTGAATTTGAAGCGATTGAACTTTAG
- a CDS encoding preprotein translocase subunit SecA — MQNSAGKKTKYHHVDPDSLSFRLFLIYDIFMVFIIIFNLFCLATNFFLMSSIGAWFFEHIHLPQVLSFYRSTLHPWVITSEAWFIGFLIIELLVRWGIAIIYNHHKRWFFFPFIHWYEILAIIPQLRFLRLFRAGIIAYRLHELGYPVVPESWRKTGLFYYRVVMEELSDRVVITVLDGIRYELETSSSHKQIIHDLVNHHREQFTVALTTLLQESLATALKEQKPAISKGVGKIVDQAIVDTPELTQLLRLIPLVGGRIEQQIQSIGQRLGENISAGLIDPLIEGSPNHPNATYQLISKKVSEININNRQLEQLVESVVFETLESVRKQVKVKQWQQTLAEYDRIKE; from the coding sequence ATGCAAAACAGCGCTGGGAAAAAAACGAAATATCATCATGTAGATCCAGATAGTCTTTCATTTAGACTGTTTTTAATCTACGACATCTTTATGGTGTTTATTATCATCTTCAACCTGTTCTGTCTTGCTACAAATTTCTTTTTAATGAGTAGTATTGGGGCATGGTTCTTTGAACATATTCATTTGCCCCAAGTGCTGAGCTTTTACCGTAGTACACTGCATCCATGGGTAATCACATCAGAAGCATGGTTTATTGGTTTCTTAATTATTGAGCTACTTGTCCGCTGGGGCATTGCCATTATTTATAATCATCATAAACGCTGGTTCTTTTTTCCTTTTATTCACTGGTATGAAATTTTAGCCATTATTCCTCAGCTCCGCTTTTTACGTCTATTCCGAGCTGGAATTATTGCTTATCGTTTACATGAGCTGGGTTATCCGGTTGTTCCAGAAAGCTGGCGAAAGACTGGCTTATTTTACTATCGCGTCGTGATGGAAGAATTATCTGATCGTGTCGTTATTACTGTGCTTGATGGTATTAGATATGAACTTGAAACCAGTTCCAGCCATAAACAAATTATTCACGATTTGGTTAATCATCATCGTGAGCAATTTACTGTCGCCCTAACAACATTATTACAAGAGTCTTTAGCCACTGCGTTAAAAGAACAAAAACCAGCAATTAGCAAAGGCGTTGGGAAAATTGTAGATCAGGCCATAGTAGACACACCTGAACTCACTCAATTATTACGTTTAATTCCTTTAGTCGGCGGTCGCATTGAACAACAAATTCAAAGTATTGGCCAAAGATTAGGTGAAAATATTAGTGCAGGTTTAATTGATCCTTTAATTGAAGGCTCGCCAAACCATCCTAATGCAACCTATCAATTGATTTCTAAAAAAGTGAGTGAAATAAATATTAATAATCGTCAGCTTGAGCAATTGGTTGAATCTGTCGTGTTCGAAACACTCGAGTCTGTACGAAAACAAGTCAAGGTCAAACAATGGCAACAAACGCTTGCGGAGTATGATCGAATCAAAGAATAA